The Neptunomonas concharum genomic interval GGCTGGATGTGAAAACGGCTGATATCGTTTCTATTGGTGCAGTTAAAGTTAAAGGGAGAAAGGTACTCACTAGCGACCGTCTTGATATTAAGTTGAGGCCGCCTAAAAGTCTCACGGGGGATTCTATTAAAATCCATAAAATAAGAGCAGCTGATCTTATTGATGGTATTGAGCTGGATGATGCTCTTGAGCAGGTATTGGCGTTTGTAGGGAATAGGCCAATCCTTGGTTATTACGTGAACTATGATATCAGGATGCTGGATAAGTTTATTCGCCCCAAGTTTGGCTTTGGGTTGCCTTGTAAGGCGATTGAGCTATCTCATGTCTATCACGATATAATTAAGTGGCGCTCGGTTGGCGGTAACGTTGACCTTCG includes:
- a CDS encoding 3'-5' exonuclease: MIIPRTIRRMKEKMEHRTGPYAHLFEPYEGDEVVSLDCETTGLDVKTADIVSIGAVKVKGRKVLTSDRLDIKLRPPKSLTGDSIKIHKIRAADLIDGIELDDALEQVLAFVGNRPILGYYVNYDIRMLDKFIRPKFGFGLPCKAIELSHVYHDIIKWRSVGGNVDLRFDTISKKLDIPMLERHTALGDAITVALMYVRLKYGDPPDVA